Genomic window (Branchiostoma lanceolatum isolate klBraLanc5 chromosome 13, klBraLanc5.hap2, whole genome shotgun sequence):
CAAGAGATCGCAATTATGTCCCGGTAACGCATTTTAAAGGCAAAGGCAGGTAGACGGAAAATTAGTTTTCATATTAATCAATAATTTGATCAGCTAGCTGGAATATTAATCAGCAATCTGCTGACGTCTTGGAAGGCAATACCCTGAATGTTAACATAAACAGTGATTGCTTATCACAAGACAGCTAAGTTTTGCATGACACATTTACATCTGTCCCAAGAATGTGCTGTAAGAAATCTACTGCAAGATGGCTAAGTCCCCAAATGGTAAGGAAATGTGACCAGCTCCTTAGCAATTAGTCACACAAATTTCATTGACCGTACAATGATGAAGACAGCAAAGCCGGGGAATTTTTTGGACTGATGTAGATATGTCCTGGGCAAGATTCAGATGTCTTGTGGTTTAGATTTACAGCTGCTAATAGggaaactccacttgagcagcccaaagctcctcataAACAGCCCTGAGTAGACTCTGTTAACTTGTGTGAAaatcgtaatctccaagcagatctaactgTTGcaaaccgtatccaactggcaaaaagagttagatctgcttggagatcgggCTCAAGTTTCTGAAAACAAGTCCAGGGCATTCTATGTCCTGTACAAAGTTCAGCTGTCTTCTGGTTTAAATTTACAGCTACTGAATGTTGGTGTTATCAAGGTTTGCAACTCACCTCCAGCTGACCATGCCTGCAGTCCGGGTGTAGTCCACAGCCGGCACTGGAGTCTGGACAGAGTAGGTCACGTTTGCCTGCATGGCCGGGTCAAAGGCTGGCATCATGGGGGCAACCTGGGGAAGACAGCAATATCTTTTAACTTTAAACACTCTTGGACAGTTGTGGATATGTcctgtacaaaattcagctgtcctgTGGTCTGTAACACAGATGCTGAATGGCTGGGTCAAAGGCTGACATTATGGGGATTGTATTGTTGGATTGTAATTCTTGAGATAGTGTTGGTGAATTGTACTTTTCACCAGCATATTTTTGAACTGctactatctgtatctgtatctatatagccggtataaccgccattaggcgtaacacaccagcttcacaggcacgcggcgcggcagcagccggtcatattacaccgaatggtctgttacacctagtctttgcatatctgactgcaaccgttctttaaagctacttagtgaggaagctcctacagtacttgatgataACGAGTTCCATTGGTGGTGTGTACTAAGGTGTGTAACATCTAACAATTTCAAAGTATTACCAAGTAAACCACTAATTAAGTAACTACTACTAAGGTGTGTTGAGTGCAGACTTCTTTGGTTTATTAGGAGCCCCGCACAAGGCAGGGCAGAGAAAAATTAGTTATAGACTCATTGATTGTTCCCCTCCACGGAAATCTTTAGTAAAAGGCGAAAGATTTATGCGTGGTGGTTTGAAGGGAAACCAGAGTAATTGACAAATGGCCAATAAATCAGTCCCTACATAAAACCAACTCATTCCTATTATGGCATACCTACTGACACAAAATCTACTTTTTAAGAAAACTTCACGCCTAAACTTAAATGAAATACTTCCTTGATTTGAATCATACTTCATTCTTGATTTTCATATACAAATTTGTTAGTTTCCTTCTCAATTTGTGAAGATATttgatgtaaagtttaaacagcAATGTCTGTTTGTAAAAATCACCATTGAAAGCAAAGGCTGCTGGGAAATATGATAATGAGCTGTGGGTGTGTCCTAATACACTGTGTCCTAAATACACATGTGTTCAATAGAGGCTTCTGTAAACTTGTTTTCCAAAGACAAAGGGGAACGAAACTTGGGGCAGTTGTTGGGTATGAAAAGACAAGTAAGTGTGCCAAGTTGTAGTCCTGTTATCTGGTTTGAAGGGATCTCATTATCAAGCtatggtgcccccctccccacagatcCAGTGGCCGGGAGAGTTGCTAAGAGCCAGTGCTTTATTCAGGCTAGGGTTGAAGTAACCAGTGCAAATGAGTAGGGGTTGCTACCATAATAATAATAAGCTTATTGCAAGtccatgcccgtgggctaatggcaagtacatgtaacttgaaaaggatggacagacaatgatgtgactagtctaactactgacactaaattctaacttcaaTCTCAAACTACAATGCAACTAGCACAGAGGAAAAGAAAATGTTATCCTTTGCTTATCTTATTGTTACTACATAATTTTTATCTTTTCTGTGTAAATAAACAATTGACTACAGCATTTTATTGTTACTAAATAGTCTGCCTcttttatgtgcaaataaacaattgGCAACTGAGCGAAAGACAATGAAGTCCTTGAATACATACCTCAGCCGGAGTCGCCTCGATCATGCCTCCCATGTGGTCGGCAGGATATGGCGGGGATGGGTAGGCGTACTCAACTCCATACGCAGGGGGGCTGCCGTAGCTTGGGGCAGCCTGGGTCGCCGCCGGGTTCTGCAAACACAGTTATGGATAGTTGTTAAACATATGGAAAAACTAAAAATTCGTCTACACATGTTTCCAGAAGAGAGAAGACGCATGTTAACTATTGACAGAGATAAAACTCTCTGGTATCTAACTTACTGCATTTAGCACCAatggggcatgaatatgcaatcaacttcattgtcattataaaagaacccaacacactattGAGAAGGGTATGTTGTGATGACCCATTGTGCTTAGTGCTGTAGCTTTAGTTCGCAACTGAAACCTAAAAATGTTTCCTGTCTACATTCTACAGACTTTAATGTGTCAACTGGCAACATGATTTAAATGAATGTAAACTACAGTTTTACTCATGTACCAAGTGTCATAACAACCAAACCATAACTTCTCAAGCTGTgtcaaacacacagaaacacactaGTGCACCcgcaccacacacacatacacacatgcacacatacagacCTGAAAACAATTTTTGGAAATGGTAATTATTTTCTCCACACTTACTTGTCCAGCCCAACGCCATTGCTGTCCTCCCCACTGCTGGCCAGTCTGAAATTAAAGAAATACCCTCGTAAACATAACTGGTATATGTAAAGTCGACAtatgtacaagtacaagtactagtatatcaattTAACTGGAATAGGCCTAAGCAACATATGGCCAAACCTCCTTTGAAGGTGCGCAAGAAGTTTTAAGggcttatattatatattaaaatgtgtttttttcctcaGGCATGTCAGTTAATGGAAGCAGACAACAAGAAACCTGTAAAATAGAAATGACATCATGAGAAAAGCACATTATaagcctagtctctaccagactaactacgccggctatagggagaatatttgccatcagtttcacttgcaggctctgatattggaccctctctccgtagccgacttccttcactctatttggccaatttctacagaGCCTGGTTGAGGCTATTATAAGCCCCAAAAAGCCCAACTTGTAAATTCTTGCTAAGGAGGCTACAGAAGGCCCTTATTTACGACTGGCTGCTGTGACCATATAATCAAAGCTGTCATTCTATACCTCACCATGACACCTGCAAGTCTACACTTAAACCCTGCCTTTTCTTGAGGGACATCCTGCCAACATGTGTCAGACCTTAACCCTAGTAAGACATTAATCTTGTGAAGTAGCCTAAATGTTGACATACCCTAAGTAAATGATTTTCAGTGGGCTAAAGCTAAGTCTATAGGGAGGGTACAATATACCAAGGGTGTTGTATCTATTTTGGGTATTTTCAGCCATACCCACTCGAGAAAACAAAAAGCGGAAAGTCAGAAGTTGAGGAAAAAATTTCAAGAACATCAACTCCAATggccaatttcaattttttcaacctgagtgtcatcctggttagttccaggtgaaggtagagcctcaAGCTACAAACGTTTGACAGCGGAAAGTAAATTCTTGATAGAGTAAAGGCTGCAAAGGagattcatttcatttattctcTGGAAGCCAGTGGCACAGCGAataatgtattactactgtactacagaattgtctcAACCGCTAACttaaaaacacagcgaaaacctcctttaccCTCCTTccacgaaataaaaccatggcGAAAGTATCCTTCCTGATGCCTCAAGGACCAATAGGTTCAGAAgaggattgagtgagtgagtgagtgagtgaatgagttaACAGTACTCACAGAAGGAGTGTTGTAGGCGGCTGCATAGTGCTGTTGCGGCTGGACATGATAAGGCATGGCCAGCAGGGCCTGATGTCCTGGGAAGGGAGGGGCCTGGAAACACAATTCAGGGGGAGACAATGACAAACAAGTTCATATCGTCATAACTTCATGGAGAACCATCCCATCAAATATAACCACAGAATACTGGACTATCCACATAAACCCATTGTGACAGTCAGTTGAAGATAAGGGTCAGTCACATCATACCTGACCATAAACACTACTTTACCCTATACATACAAGCTGATTGTGCATTTGTGAGACTCTTGAGAAAAAACTGAGAGTGACAGACATAACACAGCCAAGGCTTgatgagagagagagggagagagactgagagagaaACAGAGCGGGCTGAGGCTTGGACATGCCGAAAACGGAGCAACAATACTTGTGATTGTAAATGTTTAAGATATAAAAAATGATCAGTTGATCACACATACCTGTGGCACACCCTCTGGAGTGAAGTATGCCACCCCGTTCTGGTAGGTGTACGGATAGTTCACGTTGTACATCATCCCTCCTGCTCCTGGCACCACAAAGTCAGCTGGGAGAAACACACAGAACAGCAAAAAATCCACATAAGACATCACAGATCTTTTATGAAGCAAGAGAGGGACAAAACTGACAAACTACAGTGTGTTTTATTTGTCCCTCTCAATTTGAACAAAAGATATCTACTGGAACATAAACTAACAATTGAGAGCCAAGACAGAATATAATGCCATACCGAAGCAATTCGTGAACAAACAATTTATGAACAAACAGTGCAATGAATGGCGTAAAAATATGTGGTCTAACAGCACTTCTTATGGCTCTCCGTTTCAAAATCATGAACTTTCTCATCAAATTAACTAGACAGCGGACATGAACTTGAAAGTGGTGGGCATGAACTTGAAAGCAAGAACCGAACAGGAACAGGAACCGAACTGGAACGAACAACTGCCCAGAACATAAAACACATGTACCATTGGCATGCACGGGTTCAAACTTTCGCAGAGCCTCCCCCCTGGGGGTGCCTGTGCCCCTGTGCCCGGGGAGGGGGTAGGGGGTGAGGCGAGGGTGTCGGCGCGCTGGAGGGTAGTAAAGCATAACCTTGGGAAACATGTTCAACTCACCGGGGCTGGGGGGGTAGTTCGGCTGCACGTGGGGAGGGAAAACAGAGAAGGTAGGGGTCAGGTTCgaagatgaaggttagacatccaggtaataagatactgtaaatgcagaagagGTTGTGGTTTTTGCAGTACTACTAAAGTTTCAAAGGTGAACTCAAAACCGCTgcggaacactccattttctccttgccgcgaaattaaatcccagcgaacatttctgcatttacggtacaCCAAAAAAGTAGTTACTCATAACTCAGTGCAAGAAACTGGATACGATTTTGGAATCGCAGAGTTTCaaatagcatccactacttttcgtctgTGACACTGACTCTCTTGCTCGGgttcactgacgaaaagtagtggatgctacttgaaactgacgtttccaaaatcacattcagttgcttcagtaactgctCTCTTTGGCGTAGGTGTCAGGTTTATCATACAACACAAGCATGAAAGTTGACCAGATCATGAGTTAGAAGCAGGGCTGGATCCAGGACCCGACCCGACCCTCCGTCCTGGTGTGGACATTTGcatgttgggatggacaaaaatttcaccccatctgtccaaaaaatctcaacttcatgacatgaaactgatgaaaaagtTTCAtttgcttaaaatgacagatttaacaacgactAACAATCagtgaaacagaaaaaaatcttaagctggagacaaccctggtaGGTAGAAATTATGTACATAAGTTTCACCATTGAAATTGGTTTCACTGTAGTGTAAATCTTGACATGTTTGTAGTTATTTCAGGTTTAGGATTTGTTCGTAGTATTAATCATCACACATCTAATTTGTCACAGAGGAACAGTATTCTAGAAAACACAGTCACCTGTAACTTTGATTACGAAATAGAACTGAACTTGAAATAAGTTTGTTACCAACACAGAAGAATTCCAGAAACAAAAGCAAGCATCTCATCAACTAGCATCTCACAAACATTACCAATAAAAATTTATATTGACTTTAAtactattttttttagtttaataCAAGTTTTTTTAGTACTATTCCTGAAAGCAAGCAGGCAAAATGTGATGTGGGGGAAAATGTATTATTTTTATATCATGAGAACAAACTCACTCTCTTCTTGATGGCGGGACCGATGTTCAACTTCTTCTCTTTAAAGAGAAAAAGCTGGCCAGCATCAGCCTGCAAatggaatgaaataaaatttacatgtttagaataatttctacaATATCAAAGATAAGCAATACATATTCAGCTTAAACTAACGTTTAAGTtaaaagcagatgttggtgtgCAAGATTTTGTAATTCACTTTTATCTTCACAATAGCAAAATTTTATGATGTTccgaaaatggacattttcactgaacttgaacttcagGGTGGCGGCAAGTGTTTTCAGAACGgatatgtgaaggaatcatatatAAGTTaacaacaacaggttttttcacggtgatgataagttcaaggtacagaggtgaccatgaaaacagcgaacataaagttaccgtgaaagaaacaagaattacagtatgatgAGTATCTGTTACAACAAAGAGCAATGTTGACAGGAAGTGGTAGTCCTAATAAGTGGTCCATTAGGTTGTAGATCAACCCCAGATGTTAACGTTCATCTATCACCACAACCACACTGACATGGCCAGCGCCCCCTGCCCCTGCTCATCTCATGGGGAACATTTATTTTCCACCCATGGCTGGCAGGAGAAGGCAAAATTACCCAATGTCTCCATTTCTGACACATTAGagttgtcttgtgtgtgggACAAGGAGCAAGTAGAGTATCAGATGGCATGTAGGAATGTGGAGGGGAATTTTTTCAGTGAAAGCCTTGAACAATGGAGACCTCTGTGGACATGTGTCAGGGAAGGCATGAGCATGTAGCAATGTCCCAAAGAATTTGGCCTAGTAGACCAAAGAGTCACCCCTACTTTTCTGTAGAAGTTGGTGTGCTGAGTTCACCAGGGCTTGATGCTTGGTGCTCAGGGTACAATGGACAAATGCTTTTACTGAAACTGGACTGACCATCCAACTCCCACCTATACAATATTAATGTTGCTTATTTGTGGGCAACTTGCTTCTCAGCCCAAGCTGTGGCTTATTTTTACACCTGAATCATTGAGAACCCCATTTTCAATTACTCGGAAGCAAAAAAGCAGAGAAAATAAGACCCGTACCTGTTTTATTAATTTTGTCGCCTCCTCGTTAGACGTGAAGGTGACAAATGCATACCTGtagaaaaatggaaaataaaatcacat
Coding sequences:
- the LOC136447903 gene encoding protein boule-like isoform X3, with product MTDSVQGTVGSPITSTPSTEVTSPTTGPNTYKYKIPSGTKIDGRIFVGGVTAGTSEQELKGYFGAYGSVKDVKIIFDKQGLTKGYAFVTFTSNEEATKLIKQADAGQLFLFKEKKLNIGPAIKKRPNYPPSPADFVVPGAGGMMYNVNYPYTYQNGVAYFTPEGVPQAPPFPGHQALLAMPYHVQPQQHYAAAYNTPSTGQQWGGQQWRWAGQNPAATQAAPSYGSPPAYGVEYAYPSPPYPADHMGGMIEATPAEVAPMMPAFDPAMQANVTYSVQTPVPAVDYTRTAGMVSWRKPGTPRRYGKPLIGRHPAGPHGNGMAMMVDGKDEGEGNMLPADE
- the LOC136447903 gene encoding protein boule-like isoform X2, whose product is MPAAACDTPVCTEEVPSNSQEVPSKNNDENNNCCLDDLVNNLTNLNISEPLPQQYPEYVPPRCVYYLCYPTDSVQGTVGSPITSTPSTEVTSPTTGPNTYKYKIPSGTKIDGRIFVGGVTAGTSEQELKGYFGAYGSVKDVKIIFDKQGLTKGYAFVTFTSNEEATKLIKQADAGQLFLFKEKKLNIGPAIKKRPNYPPSPADFVVPGAGGMMYNVNYPYTYQNGVAYFTPEGVPQAPPFPGHQALLAMPYHVQPQQHYAAAYNTPSTGQQWGGQQWRWAGQNPAATQAAPSYGSPPAYGVEYAYPSPPYPADHMGGMIEATPAEVAPMMPAFDPAMQANVTYSVQTPVPAVDYTRTAGMVSWSQGRHVGTGNL
- the LOC136447903 gene encoding protein boule-like isoform X1, with the translated sequence MPAAACDTPVCTEEVPSNSQEVPSKNNDENNNCCLDDLVNNLTNLNISEPLPQQYPEYVPPRCVYYLCYPTDSVQGTVGSPITSTPSTEVTSPTTGPNTYKYKIPSGTKIDGRIFVGGVTAGTSEQELKGYFGAYGSVKDVKIIFDKQGLTKGYAFVTFTSNEEATKLIKQADAGQLFLFKEKKLNIGPAIKKRPNYPPSPADFVVPGAGGMMYNVNYPYTYQNGVAYFTPEGVPQAPPFPGHQALLAMPYHVQPQQHYAAAYNTPSTGQQWGGQQWRWAGQNPAATQAAPSYGSPPAYGVEYAYPSPPYPADHMGGMIEATPAEVAPMMPAFDPAMQANVTYSVQTPVPAVDYTRTAGMVSWRKPGTPRRYGKPLIGRHPAGPHGNGMAMMVDGKDEGEGNMLPADE